One window of Salminus brasiliensis chromosome 16, fSalBra1.hap2, whole genome shotgun sequence genomic DNA carries:
- the LOC140537310 gene encoding GTP-binding protein Di-Ras2: protein MPEQSNDYRVVVFGAGGVGKSSLVLRFVKGTFRESYIPTIEDTYRQVISCDKSICTLQITDTTGSHQFPAMQRLSISKGHAFILVYSITSKQSLEELKPIFEQICQIKGDVESIPIMLVGNKTDETSGREVETNDGEALSKRWKCAFMETSAKTNHNVKELFQELLNLEKRRTVSLQIDGKKNKQQKRAEKLKGKCVLM from the coding sequence ATGCCTGAGCAGAGCAACGATTATCGGGTGGTGGTGTTCGGGGCCGGAGGAGTTGGGAAGAGTTCCCTGGTCCTGCGGTTTGTGAAGGGAACCTTCCGTGAGAGCTACATCCCTACCATTGAGGACACCTACAGACAGGTAATCAGTTGTGACAAGAGCATCTGCACCCTGCAGATCACCGACACCACGGGCAGCCACCAGTTCCCTGCCATGCAGCGTCTATCCATTTCCAAGGGACACGCCTTTATCCTGGTCTACTCCATCACAAGCAAGCAGTCCCTGGAGGAGCTGAAGCCCATCTTCGAGCAGATCTGTCAGATCAAAGGCGACGTGGAGAGCATCCCAATCATGCTGGTAGGCAACAAGACTGACGAGACAAGCGGCCGGGAAGTGGAAACCAACGACGGCGAGGCACTGTCCAAGAGGTGGAAGTGCGCCTTCATGGAGACGTCCGCCAAGACGAACCACAACGTGAAGGAGCTCTTCCAGGAGCTGCTCAACTTGGAGAAGCGCAGGACTGTCAGCCTCCAGATTGACGGCAAAAAGAACAAGCAGCAGAAACGGGCCGAGAAGCTCAAGGGCAAGTGTGTACTTATGTGA